A single genomic interval of Pseudodesulfovibrio sp. S3 harbors:
- a CDS encoding alpha-D-ribose 1-methylphosphonate 5-triphosphate diphosphatase, translating into MTMNIRNGHVLLPSGEIRGVDLRLAEGLIQEIGTTGTGGKTIDAKGKLVLPGIVDLHGDGFERHIMPRAGVSFKRSLGLLDTDRTMTANGITTAFHGLTCSWEPGLRSRDAAQAFMKDFASLRDRLGCDTRLHLRFETYNLPAMEEVHTWMRQGLVDMLAFNDHIDAMFTNLDRYSKMSGYLDRTGLNREEFIELITEIKGRAGAVPKAISRLAGTAREQGIPMASHDDPDQETRAWYNSMGCAISEFPLDENTARAARDMGNAVILGAPNALRGKSHINRLMARDAIQMGLCDALTSDYYYPSLLQAAFTLAAENVCTFPEAWNLVSAGPAKAVGLQDRAAIEPGKRADLIIVDHSDPDLPFTVLTLRQGAPVFSSNGLAG; encoded by the coding sequence ATGACTATGAATATTCGAAATGGGCATGTGCTGCTGCCAAGCGGCGAGATACGGGGTGTGGATCTGAGACTGGCCGAGGGGCTCATTCAGGAGATCGGCACGACAGGCACGGGCGGCAAGACCATCGACGCCAAGGGCAAGCTGGTCTTGCCGGGCATCGTCGACCTGCATGGGGACGGGTTCGAGCGCCACATCATGCCGCGAGCCGGGGTCTCCTTCAAGCGCTCGCTGGGCCTGCTCGACACAGACAGGACCATGACGGCGAACGGGATCACCACGGCCTTCCATGGCCTGACCTGCTCATGGGAACCCGGACTGCGAAGCCGTGACGCCGCTCAGGCGTTCATGAAAGACTTCGCCTCACTCCGGGACAGGTTGGGATGCGACACCCGCCTGCACCTGCGGTTCGAAACCTACAACCTCCCGGCAATGGAGGAGGTTCATACATGGATGCGCCAGGGGCTGGTGGACATGCTCGCCTTCAACGACCACATCGATGCCATGTTCACCAACCTGGACCGGTACTCCAAGATGTCGGGCTATCTCGATCGGACCGGCTTGAACCGTGAAGAATTCATTGAACTGATCACCGAGATAAAGGGGCGTGCCGGGGCTGTGCCGAAGGCCATCTCCAGGTTGGCGGGCACCGCCCGCGAACAGGGCATCCCCATGGCATCCCACGACGACCCCGACCAGGAAACACGGGCCTGGTACAACTCGATGGGCTGCGCCATCTCCGAATTCCCACTCGACGAGAACACTGCCCGCGCAGCACGAGACATGGGCAACGCCGTCATCCTGGGCGCACCCAATGCCCTGCGGGGCAAAAGCCACATAAACAGGCTCATGGCCCGCGACGCCATTCAAATGGGCCTGTGCGACGCCCTGACCTCGGATTACTATTACCCTTCACTGCTTCAGGCTGCCTTCACCCTGGCGGCAGAAAACGTCTGCACTTTCCCTGAAGCATGGAACCTGGTCTCCGCCGGACCGGCCAAGGCCGTCGGCCTGCAAGATCGGGCCGCCATAGAACCGGGCAAACGGGCCGACCTGATCATCGTGGACCACAGCGACCCGGACCTGCCCTTCACGGTCCTGACCCTCAGACAAGGCGCCCCCGTCTTCAGCTCCAACGGCCTAGCAGGCTAA
- the der gene encoding ribosome biogenesis GTPase Der: MLPVVALVGRPNVGKSTLFNRLLRKSRSITHDLPGVTRDRIYGECVMGDVRFDLVDTGGMVLESEATPELSKDFEDEIFDQAQEAIEEANIILFVVDGKEGLTPLDEQAAEYVRRSGKTVFMLVNKVDGSEFAPQMTAEFHSLGIEFLPVSASHGYNLNDVRAQVRRLVIDLDFPEEEDDGIEKGLRITMLGRPNAGKSSIINALIGKDRLIVSDVAGTTRDSIDVTFEKQGKRYTFVDTAGVRKRANIQEHLEKISVIRALRNSKRSDVTVLIIDITLGVGRQDKRLIEFLAKEKTPFIVVVNKADLVPRNETNQALEAFREELRIIPHVPIVMTSAHKGVGIGKLLPMAETLRRECEIRVGTGELNRALAKVVEKVQPPVVKRRRPKFYYVTQADEPIPTFVFFCNDHTIVKDSYVRYLENQFRKLLGIKSAPVNIVFRSSHDKKEWEKNRGISAMGKRGPGRERIGGAKTRRHEDKYKALKSRRHREEKDEKDAKAGKGKSKGVRSDKGTRSDRGGKGGSGKKGK, encoded by the coding sequence ATGCTGCCTGTCGTTGCCCTTGTGGGACGCCCCAATGTGGGTAAGTCCACTCTATTCAACCGATTGTTAAGAAAGTCGCGGTCCATCACTCACGACCTTCCGGGGGTGACGCGCGATCGTATCTACGGCGAGTGCGTCATGGGCGACGTTCGGTTTGACCTCGTCGATACCGGCGGCATGGTCCTGGAATCCGAAGCCACGCCCGAACTTTCCAAGGATTTTGAAGACGAGATATTCGACCAGGCCCAAGAGGCCATAGAAGAGGCCAACATTATCCTCTTCGTTGTGGACGGCAAAGAGGGGTTGACCCCGCTGGACGAACAGGCTGCCGAGTACGTGCGCCGGTCCGGCAAGACCGTCTTCATGCTGGTGAACAAGGTGGACGGCAGCGAGTTCGCGCCCCAGATGACGGCGGAGTTCCATTCCCTGGGCATAGAGTTCCTGCCTGTGTCAGCGTCCCACGGTTACAACCTGAATGACGTGCGCGCTCAGGTGCGCAGATTGGTTATTGATCTGGACTTCCCTGAGGAAGAAGACGACGGCATTGAAAAGGGGCTGCGGATAACCATGCTGGGACGGCCCAATGCGGGCAAGTCCTCCATTATCAACGCGCTTATCGGCAAGGATCGGCTCATTGTGTCCGATGTGGCCGGGACCACCCGTGATTCCATTGACGTCACTTTCGAGAAGCAGGGCAAGCGGTATACCTTCGTGGACACGGCAGGCGTGCGCAAGCGGGCCAATATTCAGGAGCATCTTGAGAAAATCAGCGTTATCCGTGCGCTCAGGAATTCCAAGCGTTCCGATGTGACCGTCCTGATTATCGACATCACCCTGGGCGTGGGCCGACAGGACAAGCGGCTTATCGAATTTCTGGCCAAGGAGAAGACCCCGTTCATCGTGGTGGTGAACAAGGCGGATCTTGTCCCCCGCAACGAGACCAACCAGGCCTTGGAAGCATTCAGGGAAGAACTGAGAATCATCCCGCATGTGCCCATCGTCATGACCAGCGCGCACAAGGGCGTGGGCATCGGCAAGCTTTTGCCCATGGCCGAAACCCTGCGCCGCGAGTGCGAGATCAGGGTTGGTACCGGCGAGTTGAACCGTGCCCTGGCCAAGGTGGTCGAGAAGGTTCAGCCCCCGGTGGTCAAGCGCAGACGGCCCAAATTTTATTACGTCACCCAGGCGGACGAACCCATTCCGACGTTCGTGTTTTTCTGCAACGACCACACCATTGTCAAGGACTCCTACGTCCGCTATCTGGAGAATCAGTTTCGCAAACTGCTCGGCATCAAGTCCGCGCCCGTGAATATCGTCTTTCGTTCCAGCCACGACAAGAAAGAGTGGGAAAAGAACCGGGGCATCTCGGCTATGGGCAAGCGCGGTCCCGGTCGTGAACGCATCGGCGGCGCCAAGACTCGTCGTCATGAGGACAAGTACAAGGCCCTCAAGAGCCGTCGGCATCGAGAGGAGAAGGACGAAAAGGACGCGAAAGCCGGTAAAGGCAAGAGCAAGGGCGTAAGGAGCGACAAGGGCACCAGGAGTGACAGGGGTGGCAAGGGCGGCTCCGGGAAAAAAGGCAAATAA
- a CDS encoding zinc ribbon domain-containing protein YjdM produces the protein MENLPNCPKCNCEYVYFDGSILVCPDCSFEFQAEDAAGRVYKDANGNVLVDGDTVIVIQNLQVKGASSDIKKGTKVKNIRLVEPEDGVHDISCKIPGFGSMMLKTSVVKKG, from the coding sequence ATGGAAAATTTACCAAATTGTCCGAAGTGCAATTGTGAGTATGTGTATTTTGATGGCAGTATCCTTGTTTGCCCGGATTGCAGTTTTGAGTTTCAAGCTGAAGACGCTGCAGGAAGAGTGTATAAAGACGCCAACGGCAATGTCCTGGTTGATGGGGACACGGTCATAGTCATTCAGAATTTACAGGTCAAAGGGGCTTCCTCTGATATCAAGAAGGGGACAAAGGTCAAGAACATCAGGTTGGTAGAACCAGAGGACGGCGTTCATGACATTTCCTGCAAAATCCCCGGATTCGGTTCAATGATGCTCAAGACATCGGTAGTCAAGAAAGGTTGA
- a CDS encoding methyl-accepting chemotaxis protein → MKMKSVNTAITLLISLILAVTIAAGVAWVSNNTRNTVFEEAQISMENMVEQSMAALESYITQTGGMTRMLASQQAIVDALDGRDALPADWLFKDLLATSDDYWAAFAFDKNGKVVAGYNAKGANMAGADRSDRAYVKAVLSGKADNFLSDDILISKSGGGILIFAAASVVRDHTGEIIGGVGLFPKWEAFTSRFIDPFRVAGAGYGFMLDRKGRVIAHAVNKDLYLKDLSAHDFVQTVLNEKKGNTLYEWEGREKYMVFDSLPSTGWIMVMSAYEEDMAAAATLQRNELAIGGALVCLLLIGVMIFIIRRTVTTPVRNILNFASEVAEGNLNAGLEGKYQFEFQGLAEQIKVMVSELKAKLGFSDGVLKGVTLPCGLTGPDSNMLWVNQYMLDLTGQTKTMQECVGMSAGEFFYRDPNRETFTHRAISEKQSLSDEITYVTPSGAELVISRTVTPFYDMDGKLLGSLSIWFDMTEIRSQQQKIEEQNRRISQTASMAEDISQSLSSAAEELSAQIEQASHGAEQQRDRATETAAAMEEMNATVLEVARNASQAAEDADTARQNAQIGEDIVGQVVEAVSDVQVQADNLKTSMEDLGHRAADIGKVLEVITDIADQTNLLALNAAIEAARAGEAGRGFAVVADEVRKLAEKTMAATSEVGEAIGRIQSMTKDNIRATEVAVTSVSRSTGLAQDSGNALREIVGNVENAFDQVRAIAAASEQQSATSEEINRATDEVNAISQETSQVMVEATQAIREIAEMASRLNSVIEEMVAE, encoded by the coding sequence ATGAAGATGAAAAGCGTCAATACTGCCATCACCCTGTTAATATCATTGATCCTGGCCGTGACCATCGCAGCTGGCGTCGCGTGGGTCAGCAACAACACTCGCAATACAGTGTTCGAGGAAGCCCAGATTTCCATGGAAAACATGGTGGAACAATCCATGGCCGCCTTGGAAAGCTATATCACTCAAACCGGCGGCATGACCCGCATGCTTGCCTCCCAGCAGGCCATTGTCGATGCGCTCGACGGGCGGGACGCCCTGCCTGCGGATTGGTTGTTCAAGGATTTGCTCGCGACCTCCGACGACTACTGGGCTGCCTTTGCCTTTGACAAGAATGGCAAGGTGGTCGCGGGGTACAATGCCAAAGGTGCGAACATGGCCGGGGCCGACCGCAGCGACCGAGCCTATGTCAAGGCCGTCCTGTCCGGCAAGGCAGACAATTTTCTCTCGGATGATATCCTCATATCAAAGAGTGGTGGCGGTATTCTCATATTCGCTGCGGCCAGCGTGGTTCGTGATCACACCGGTGAAATCATCGGCGGTGTCGGCCTCTTCCCGAAATGGGAGGCTTTTACGTCCAGATTCATCGATCCGTTCCGTGTGGCCGGGGCTGGTTACGGATTCATGCTCGATCGCAAGGGGAGGGTCATTGCCCATGCAGTCAACAAGGATCTTTACCTCAAGGATTTGAGTGCCCACGATTTTGTCCAGACGGTCCTGAATGAAAAGAAAGGGAATACCCTGTATGAATGGGAAGGGCGCGAGAAGTATATGGTTTTCGACTCCCTGCCCAGTACGGGGTGGATCATGGTCATGAGCGCCTATGAGGAAGACATGGCTGCCGCTGCAACTTTACAGAGAAATGAACTGGCAATCGGCGGGGCCCTGGTGTGTCTTCTGCTCATCGGGGTCATGATTTTCATCATCCGCAGAACCGTGACAACGCCGGTCAGAAATATCTTGAACTTTGCCTCGGAAGTGGCCGAGGGGAACCTCAATGCCGGTCTTGAGGGAAAATACCAGTTTGAATTCCAGGGCCTGGCTGAACAGATCAAGGTCATGGTCAGCGAGTTGAAAGCCAAGCTCGGTTTTTCGGACGGTGTTCTCAAGGGGGTAACCCTGCCTTGCGGGTTGACCGGTCCGGATTCCAACATGCTCTGGGTTAATCAGTATATGCTTGATTTGACGGGGCAAACAAAGACGATGCAAGAGTGTGTGGGCATGTCCGCCGGAGAGTTCTTCTATCGTGATCCCAACAGGGAAACCTTCACGCACAGGGCTATCAGCGAAAAGCAGTCCCTGAGCGACGAGATTACCTATGTGACCCCCAGTGGAGCTGAACTTGTCATTAGCCGGACGGTCACGCCATTTTACGACATGGACGGCAAGCTGCTCGGCTCCCTGTCCATCTGGTTCGATATGACCGAGATTCGGTCCCAGCAGCAAAAGATCGAGGAGCAGAACAGGCGTATCTCCCAGACTGCCAGCATGGCGGAGGATATTTCTCAGAGCCTTTCTTCTGCCGCAGAGGAATTGTCCGCGCAGATTGAACAGGCATCCCATGGGGCGGAACAGCAGCGTGACCGCGCCACTGAGACCGCCGCAGCCATGGAGGAGATGAACGCCACGGTGCTGGAGGTTGCACGCAACGCCAGCCAGGCTGCCGAGGATGCGGACACGGCCAGGCAGAATGCTCAGATTGGCGAGGATATTGTCGGGCAGGTGGTTGAGGCCGTCAGTGATGTTCAGGTCCAGGCCGACAACCTCAAGACCTCCATGGAAGACCTTGGGCATCGGGCTGCCGACATCGGCAAGGTTCTCGAGGTCATCACCGACATCGCAGATCAGACCAACCTGCTGGCTCTGAATGCCGCCATTGAAGCGGCCCGCGCCGGTGAAGCCGGACGCGGGTTTGCCGTGGTCGCAGACGAAGTCCGAAAGCTGGCTGAAAAGACCATGGCCGCAACCAGTGAAGTGGGCGAAGCCATCGGCAGGATTCAGTCCATGACCAAGGATAATATCCGGGCCACTGAAGTCGCTGTCACTTCCGTTTCCCGCAGTACCGGTCTTGCCCAGGATTCCGGCAATGCGCTTCGGGAAATTGTTGGAAACGTGGAGAATGCCTTTGATCAGGTGCGGGCCATTGCCGCTGCTTCCGAGCAGCAGTCGGCCACCAGTGAAGAGATCAATCGTGCCACGGACGAAGTGAACGCCATCTCACAGGAGACTTCGCAGGTCATGGTTGAGGCCACGCAGGCCATCAGGGAAATTGCTGAAATGGCCAGTCGTCTCAATTCTGTCATAGAGGAAATGGTGGCAGAATAA
- the gatB gene encoding Asp-tRNA(Asn)/Glu-tRNA(Gln) amidotransferase subunit GatB, whose protein sequence is MSRYETVIGLEVHAQLKTQTKIFCSCSTKFGNEPNENVCAVCSGMPGVLPVLNEKVAEYATKMGLATNCEINLKSVFARKNYFYPDLPKGYQISQFELPICEHGYVDIEVDGQGKRVGLTRIHMEEDAGKSIHSSADNVSYVDLNRTGVPLIEIVSEPDMRSAEEAVAYLKELRSVLLYLDICDGNMEEGSFRCDANVSVRPYGQEEFGTRAELKNLNSFKHIQKAIEYEVERQIDLVEDGEQVVQETRLYNVEKGTTHSMRGKEEAHDYRYFPDPDLVPLVLEEAWVSKWKSELPELPSAKRERFMAEYALADYDAALITGELAVADYYEAAVRAYGGEAKKVTNWMVGELLPFCNDTAAQACDVKLSPERLALLLGLVDDGTISVKIGKDIFRDLCVSGDDPAAFVAAKGLAQVSDSGELEAMVDQVIKENPSEVEAFKGGKTKLMSFFMGQVMRLSKGQANPGVVTKLIQEKLS, encoded by the coding sequence ATGTCCCGGTATGAAACCGTCATTGGTCTGGAAGTTCACGCCCAGCTCAAGACGCAGACCAAGATTTTCTGTTCCTGTTCCACCAAGTTCGGCAATGAACCCAATGAGAACGTGTGTGCGGTCTGCTCCGGCATGCCTGGGGTTTTGCCCGTGCTCAACGAGAAGGTGGCCGAGTACGCCACCAAAATGGGGTTGGCCACCAACTGTGAAATCAACCTCAAGTCCGTTTTTGCGCGCAAGAATTACTTTTATCCCGATCTGCCCAAGGGGTATCAGATATCCCAGTTCGAACTGCCCATCTGTGAGCACGGCTATGTGGATATCGAAGTGGACGGACAGGGCAAGCGCGTGGGCCTGACCCGTATCCATATGGAAGAGGACGCGGGCAAGAGCATCCACTCCTCCGCTGACAACGTCAGCTACGTGGACCTGAACCGGACCGGCGTACCGTTGATCGAGATCGTGTCCGAACCGGACATGCGTTCCGCCGAAGAGGCCGTTGCCTATCTCAAGGAGTTGCGCAGCGTGTTGCTGTACCTCGATATCTGCGACGGCAACATGGAAGAAGGCAGTTTTCGCTGTGACGCCAACGTTTCTGTCCGGCCCTATGGGCAGGAGGAGTTCGGAACCCGGGCGGAACTCAAGAATCTCAACTCTTTCAAGCACATCCAGAAGGCCATCGAATACGAAGTGGAACGCCAGATCGACCTGGTCGAAGACGGCGAGCAGGTGGTGCAGGAAACACGGCTCTACAACGTGGAAAAGGGCACCACCCATTCCATGCGCGGCAAGGAAGAGGCCCATGATTACCGGTATTTTCCGGACCCGGACCTGGTGCCCCTGGTACTGGAGGAGGCCTGGGTATCGAAGTGGAAATCCGAACTGCCCGAACTGCCCAGCGCCAAGCGAGAGCGGTTCATGGCCGAATATGCGTTGGCGGACTACGACGCTGCTTTGATAACCGGCGAACTGGCCGTGGCCGATTATTACGAGGCCGCTGTCAGGGCCTATGGCGGTGAGGCCAAGAAGGTGACCAACTGGATGGTGGGCGAGTTGCTGCCGTTTTGCAACGATACGGCGGCGCAGGCCTGCGATGTCAAACTTTCGCCGGAGAGGTTGGCCCTGCTGCTCGGGCTTGTGGACGACGGCACCATTTCCGTCAAGATCGGCAAGGATATCTTCCGCGACCTGTGTGTGTCCGGTGACGACCCGGCCGCGTTTGTCGCGGCCAAGGGATTGGCGCAGGTGTCCGATTCCGGCGAGTTGGAAGCCATGGTGGACCAGGTCATCAAGGAGAATCCCTCCGAGGTTGAGGCCTTTAAAGGCGGCAAGACCAAGCTCATGAGCTTCTTCATGGGGCAGGTCATGCGCCTCTCCAAAGGGCAGGCCAATCCCGGCGTGGTCACTAAGCTGATCCAGGAAAAGCTATCGTAA
- a CDS encoding MltA domain-containing protein, with protein MREIKTDMHKDAWRAARLLVAGACLAVLFSCVKDGSVYRAEVETAPPLAEVGTPEDAPVEVSADSASLYRSRVLTRLTLRPVREPLSIPMCDMFFPLSNLEGAQSMARVDIASQGLTSWTALEDPVQRSLEYALNMPQDQPALARPGMALTWGQVVRSLEEFLDLLPYLDKEPDLLPERFVWYGMRKKPLMTGYYTPEIEASLVRQPGYEYPIYGVPDDLRFGRVRGSEQFYRVEKGRVLPYYRRGDVDVRKVLDGRGLEIAWAKDPIDVFYMQVEGCGRLRLPDGTTRNVLYGAKNGHGFRSLGRILHSKGLLPKGQLSKEHVRQYFAKHSEQMFQLMAENRSYVFFRLENSPPEGTIGKPLTPMVSLATDRKLLPLGSLLAFEAEIPEARNGRPVGKRKVMGIGLAQDTGTAIRGSRVDYYIGEGNAVEPIANNIMTEATVYLLISKEALING; from the coding sequence ATGCGTGAAATAAAAACTGATATGCATAAAGACGCCTGGCGTGCAGCCCGGCTTTTGGTCGCAGGAGCCTGTCTGGCCGTGCTGTTTTCCTGCGTCAAGGATGGGTCGGTCTACAGGGCTGAGGTGGAAACGGCTCCGCCTTTGGCCGAAGTGGGCACCCCGGAAGACGCCCCGGTCGAGGTTTCTGCCGATTCCGCCAGCCTGTATCGCTCTCGGGTGCTGACGCGGCTGACCCTGCGGCCGGTTCGCGAACCCCTTTCCATTCCCATGTGCGACATGTTCTTTCCCCTGTCCAATCTGGAAGGAGCACAGAGCATGGCCCGGGTGGACATTGCCAGCCAGGGGCTGACCTCCTGGACGGCCCTGGAAGACCCTGTGCAACGCAGTTTGGAGTATGCCCTGAACATGCCGCAGGATCAGCCTGCACTGGCCCGCCCCGGCATGGCCCTCACCTGGGGTCAGGTGGTCCGGTCTTTGGAGGAATTTCTTGATCTCCTGCCGTATCTGGATAAGGAGCCCGATCTGCTTCCCGAACGGTTCGTCTGGTATGGTATGCGGAAAAAACCATTGATGACAGGCTATTATACGCCTGAAATCGAAGCAAGCCTGGTCCGCCAACCCGGATACGAGTATCCCATTTACGGTGTTCCCGACGACCTGCGCTTCGGCCGGGTGCGCGGCAGCGAGCAGTTCTATCGGGTGGAAAAGGGCAGGGTGCTGCCGTATTACCGGCGTGGCGACGTGGACGTGCGCAAGGTGCTGGACGGCAGGGGGCTGGAGATCGCATGGGCCAAGGACCCCATAGATGTCTTCTACATGCAGGTGGAAGGGTGCGGGCGGCTGCGGCTTCCTGACGGCACTACTCGGAACGTGCTCTATGGAGCCAAGAACGGCCATGGCTTCAGGAGCTTGGGGCGTATCCTTCATTCCAAGGGATTGTTGCCCAAGGGTCAGCTTTCCAAGGAACATGTGCGACAATATTTTGCGAAACATTCCGAACAGATGTTTCAGCTCATGGCGGAAAACCGCAGTTATGTTTTCTTTCGGTTGGAGAACTCCCCGCCCGAGGGAACCATCGGAAAGCCGTTGACGCCGATGGTTTCACTGGCTACAGACCGGAAGCTCCTGCCGCTCGGCAGTCTCCTCGCCTTCGAGGCTGAAATCCCCGAGGCGCGAAACGGACGCCCGGTCGGCAAACGCAAAGTCATGGGTATCGGTCTGGCGCAGGACACCGGCACAGCCATTCGAGGCTCCCGGGTTGATTATTACATTGGAGAAGGGAACGCGGTGGAACCCATTGCCAACAACATCATGACCGAGGCTACCGTTTACCTCCTCATAAGCAAAGAAGCTCTGATAAATGGCTGA
- a CDS encoding DUF4254 domain-containing protein, whose product MAEIKIDTVKGAIKDAIAHQIRSVTDWHFGEPVYDVDPAGDLSGVSGLRELIGRQHWANFQLWHVEDRARRKDVDAKVIADCKYAIDKLNQKRNDLIERVDECLINLMESLLPPDAPEKYNTETIGAALDRLSIQALKIYHMKEQCSRRDVDQDHVNECNDKVSVLQRQHDDLAQAILELLDEYFAGSKKPKVYFQFKMYNDPRLNPELYANKK is encoded by the coding sequence ATGGCTGAGATAAAAATAGATACTGTTAAGGGTGCCATCAAGGACGCCATCGCGCATCAAATCCGTTCCGTCACAGATTGGCATTTTGGTGAGCCGGTGTACGATGTCGATCCCGCTGGAGATTTGAGCGGCGTGTCCGGTCTTCGCGAGTTGATCGGCCGCCAGCATTGGGCCAATTTTCAACTCTGGCACGTCGAGGACCGCGCCCGCCGCAAGGATGTGGACGCCAAAGTGATTGCAGATTGCAAGTACGCCATCGACAAGCTGAACCAGAAGCGCAACGATCTCATTGAGCGTGTGGACGAGTGTCTCATCAATTTGATGGAATCGTTGCTGCCCCCCGATGCGCCGGAAAAATACAATACCGAGACCATCGGGGCGGCCCTTGACCGGTTGTCCATCCAGGCGCTCAAGATTTACCACATGAAGGAGCAGTGCTCCCGTAGGGACGTGGACCAGGATCATGTCAACGAGTGCAACGACAAGGTTTCCGTCCTGCAGCGTCAGCACGATGATCTGGCGCAGGCCATTCTCGAACTCCTGGACGAGTATTTCGCCGGGAGCAAGAAACCCAAGGTTTATTTCCAGTTCAAGATGTACAATGATCCGCGATTGAACCCGGAACTTTACGCAAACAAGAAATAG
- a CDS encoding NAD(+)/NADH kinase, which produces MNRPVKKILIVVKTEDRNAQVIRVAMTQFLVGRGVEVQTCEHRPNDCTEAEETAGDFDLVIVLGGDGTFIGVARRLLPFGLPLMGVNLGRVGFLTQLNRDHWRQWLEVILKDGFKVARRLVLTYALEREGKVVHTGVIINDLVVSRGELARLIRLGVSFDGMEISSLRADGLIVSTPTGSSAYGVSAGGPLMHAELQAYCVTPVCPFLNSFKPMVFPAEGVVRIRVEEKGGEVNLTEDGQSIVSLLFGDEVVLEKAEIDLLVVDLGPRAYFEKLKKHGFLSER; this is translated from the coding sequence ATGAACCGCCCTGTAAAAAAAATACTGATCGTTGTGAAAACGGAAGACCGGAACGCCCAGGTTATCCGGGTCGCAATGACGCAATTTCTTGTTGGAAGGGGGGTTGAAGTCCAGACCTGCGAGCACCGTCCGAACGATTGCACGGAGGCGGAAGAGACGGCCGGTGATTTCGATTTGGTCATCGTGCTGGGTGGAGATGGAACCTTTATCGGCGTGGCCCGCCGTTTGCTCCCTTTCGGATTGCCGCTCATGGGCGTCAACCTCGGGCGGGTGGGGTTCCTGACCCAACTCAATCGCGACCATTGGCGTCAGTGGCTGGAGGTCATTCTCAAGGATGGCTTCAAGGTCGCCCGACGGCTGGTTCTGACCTATGCCCTTGAGCGTGAAGGGAAGGTCGTGCACACGGGGGTGATCATCAATGACCTCGTGGTCAGCCGGGGGGAGTTGGCGAGGCTTATCCGCCTGGGTGTTTCCTTTGATGGGATGGAGATATCGTCCCTGCGGGCGGATGGGTTGATCGTGTCCACCCCTACGGGATCATCGGCCTATGGCGTGTCCGCCGGCGGGCCGCTCATGCACGCAGAGTTGCAGGCGTATTGCGTGACGCCGGTCTGTCCTTTTCTGAACAGTTTCAAGCCCATGGTTTTTCCGGCCGAGGGCGTTGTTCGGATAAGGGTGGAGGAAAAGGGGGGCGAGGTCAATCTGACCGAGGACGGCCAGTCGATCGTCAGCTTGCTTTTTGGGGATGAAGTCGTACTTGAAAAGGCCGAAATTGATCTGTTGGTGGTGGATCTTGGGCCGAGGGCCTATTTTGAGAAATTGAAGAAACACGGTTTCCTGAGCGAGAGGTGA
- the mtnA gene encoding S-methyl-5-thioribose-1-phosphate isomerase — protein sequence MTDHIQYSPEKDALILLDQRYLPNREDWFECRTTDDICFALVVMVVRGAPAIGVTAAYGCYLAGREVQGMDGDWKVNLDAKLDQIHDARPTAVNLRWAVREMRSIWKEAGDVSLEKLLGIWLERAREIHKGDIEMCELIGKFGGELMDDGDTIMTHCNAGALATAGYGTALGVVRGAIDQGKKVSVIANETRPFLQGARLTAYELHKDGIPVKVACDNACALLMKRGLVDKVVVGADRVTANGDAVNKIGTFGVAVLADRFNIPFYVAAPVYTIDIETPTGDDVPIEDRDPREVTHIGDHRIPPEGVEVYNLAFDPTPNELITGIITEKGVLYPPYTEAIKKLFEK from the coding sequence ATGACCGATCATATTCAGTATTCGCCTGAAAAGGACGCCCTGATCCTGTTGGACCAGCGTTATCTGCCCAACCGTGAGGACTGGTTCGAGTGCAGGACCACGGACGACATCTGTTTCGCCCTGGTGGTCATGGTGGTGCGCGGTGCGCCCGCCATCGGCGTGACCGCGGCCTATGGCTGTTATCTGGCCGGACGCGAGGTCCAGGGCATGGACGGCGACTGGAAGGTCAACCTGGACGCCAAGCTCGACCAGATTCACGACGCCAGGCCAACAGCGGTCAACCTGCGCTGGGCCGTGCGCGAGATGCGCTCCATCTGGAAGGAGGCCGGCGATGTTTCCTTGGAAAAGCTGCTCGGCATCTGGCTTGAGCGGGCCAGGGAAATCCATAAGGGCGATATCGAGATGTGCGAACTCATCGGCAAGTTCGGCGGAGAATTGATGGACGACGGCGACACCATCATGACCCACTGCAATGCCGGAGCCCTGGCTACGGCCGGATACGGCACGGCGCTGGGCGTGGTCCGCGGCGCCATTGATCAGGGCAAGAAGGTATCGGTCATTGCCAATGAGACACGCCCGTTTTTGCAGGGTGCGCGGTTGACCGCGTATGAGCTGCACAAGGATGGCATCCCGGTCAAGGTGGCTTGCGACAACGCCTGTGCCCTGCTCATGAAGCGCGGGCTGGTGGACAAGGTTGTGGTCGGAGCCGATAGAGTCACTGCCAACGGCGATGCCGTGAACAAGATCGGGACATTCGGGGTGGCTGTGCTGGCCGACCGTTTCAATATTCCTTTCTACGTGGCCGCCCCGGTCTATACGATCGATATCGAGACCCCCACGGGCGACGATGTCCCCATTGAGGACCGTGACCCCAGGGAGGTGACCCACATCGGGGATCACCGTATCCCGCCGGAGGGAGTGGAGGTGTATAATCTCGCCTTTGACCCGACTCCCAATGAATTGATCACGGGTATCATTACAGAGAAGGGTGTTTTGTATCCGCCCTATACCGAAGCCATTAAAAAATTGTTCGAAAAATAG